The DNA region AAATACAAATGTTTCTCATATTATATTCTCATATCTTGAGTTAATACTTTCTCTTTAATATATACAGTTATTTTCTGTCATactatttttcttctaatttagaagaaaaataatgatgGAAGCTCCAGGATCCAAAAGAAAGCGATTGTCAAATCGTTCTGTTTATCTTCCTAATCATGTGATTGATaggatttttacctttttacctATTAAGGATGTTATTTCTTCTTCTGCCGTAGCTAGTCCATTTTTAAATTCCTGGATGTATGCTCGCAATTTGCGTTTTGATAGAATCTTTAAGAGCAATTGTGGTAGGGATGATATCTCaataatcaataaaatcatAAGTGGTCATTTAGGAAAGAAAATTTACAGTTTTCATTTGTACATTCCTGCGCCAAATAGGTACTCACTTTTTCTTCAGGAGTGGATTCAAATTGTTGCATCAAAGGGCATAGAAGAGCTCGAGATAGATTTATGGTTTACACCTGATAATGAAGATACTTACTATATGCATtctgattttattgatattgaAACTCTTCGAAGTGTAAAATTG from Solanum stenotomum isolate F172 unplaced genomic scaffold, ASM1918654v1 scaffold25986, whole genome shotgun sequence includes:
- the LOC125851462 gene encoding putative F-box/LRR-repeat protein At3g18150, encoding MEAPGSKRKRLSNRSVYLPNHVIDRIFTFLPIKDVISSSAVASPFLNSWMYARNLRFDRIFKSNCGRDDISIINKIISGHLGKKIYSFHLYIPAPNRYSLFLQEWIQIVASKGIEELEIDLWFTPDNEDTYYMHSDFIDIETLRSVKLFNCELRLSPNLKGL